A window of Leptotrichia wadei contains these coding sequences:
- the adhE gene encoding bifunctional acetaldehyde-CoA/alcohol dehydrogenase — MAIVKDLESLKDLIQRVRKAQEEFATFDQERVDKIFRKVAQKMNDERITLANLAVAETGMGIVEDKVIKNHFASEYIYNKYKDEKTCGVLEDDRSYGVKKIATPIGIIAGIVPTTNPTSTAMFKTLISLKTRNAIIFSPHPRAKQATIETARIALETAVKYGAPKDIIGWIDEPSVELSRELMANADLILATGGPGMVKAAYSSGTPAIGVGAGNTPVVIDKSADIKMTANYILMSKTFDNGVICATEQSVIIDKEIYDKVRNEFLNRGAYILNEEELDKVREVLFKNGSLNADIVGKSAYIIASMAGFEIPKNSKVLIGEVTSTGIEEPFAHEKLSPVLAMYKAEDFEDGLKKADELVRLGGLGHTSSLYINLAEKEKIDKFGRLMKTGRTLINMPASLGAIGDVFNFKLEPSLTLGCGSWGGNSVSENVGVKHLLNVKTIAERRENMLWFRVPEKVYFKYGSLPTALEELKGKHKKAFIVTDKVLAELGYTEHITKVLDNLNIDYRIFSEVKEDPTLSSAQAGAKAMLEYNPDVIIALGGGSAMDAAKIMWVLYEHPKLRFRDLAMRFMDIRKRIVEFPEMGKKAKFIAVATSAGTGSEVTPFSVITDDETGIKYPLADYALTPNVAINDPELMLTMPKGLTVASGIDVFTHALESYVSVMATEYTKPYSKEAARLVFKYLPESVELGAKAIKAKEKMANASCLAGMAFANAFLGINHSLAHKLGGKFHIPHGIANAIILEEVIRYNSAEAPTKMGLFPQYRYPDAMQRYAEMGEHLGFGGNTKEEKVENLIKGINELNKKIGIPATIKEWGIPERDFLEAVDEMSLEAFDDQCTSANPRYPLMEELREIYLKSYYGKEWENEKERVGKILGF, encoded by the coding sequence ATGGCAATAGTTAAAGATTTAGAGAGTTTGAAGGATCTTATTCAAAGGGTTAGAAAGGCTCAGGAGGAATTTGCAACATTTGATCAGGAAAGAGTCGATAAGATTTTTAGAAAAGTGGCTCAAAAAATGAATGATGAAAGAATTACATTGGCAAATTTGGCAGTGGCAGAAACTGGAATGGGAATTGTAGAAGATAAAGTTATAAAAAATCACTTTGCTTCTGAATATATTTACAATAAATACAAAGATGAAAAAACTTGTGGAGTTTTGGAAGACGACAGATCTTATGGAGTTAAAAAAATTGCAACTCCAATAGGAATCATCGCAGGAATTGTCCCTACAACAAATCCAACTTCTACAGCAATGTTTAAAACATTAATTTCATTGAAAACAAGAAATGCAATAATATTTTCGCCGCACCCAAGAGCAAAACAGGCAACAATTGAAACAGCTAGAATTGCCTTGGAGACAGCAGTAAAATATGGAGCACCAAAAGATATAATCGGATGGATTGATGAACCAAGCGTTGAATTATCAAGAGAACTCATGGCAAATGCCGACTTGATACTTGCAACAGGTGGGCCTGGAATGGTTAAGGCTGCCTATTCATCTGGAACTCCTGCAATTGGAGTTGGAGCTGGAAATACGCCAGTTGTAATAGACAAGTCTGCAGATATAAAAATGACGGCAAACTATATTCTAATGTCTAAAACATTTGATAATGGAGTAATTTGTGCAACAGAACAATCTGTAATTATAGATAAGGAAATTTATGACAAAGTTAGAAATGAATTTTTAAATAGAGGAGCTTATATCTTAAATGAAGAGGAATTAGATAAGGTAAGAGAAGTATTATTTAAAAATGGTAGCCTGAATGCAGATATAGTTGGTAAAAGTGCTTATATTATTGCAAGTATGGCAGGATTTGAAATTCCTAAAAATTCAAAAGTATTGATTGGAGAAGTGACTTCAACTGGAATAGAAGAACCTTTTGCACACGAAAAATTATCTCCAGTGCTTGCAATGTACAAGGCTGAAGATTTTGAAGATGGACTCAAAAAGGCTGATGAATTGGTAAGACTTGGAGGATTAGGACATACTTCTTCATTGTATATTAATTTAGCAGAAAAAGAAAAAATAGATAAATTTGGAAGACTGATGAAAACAGGACGTACATTAATTAATATGCCAGCTTCACTTGGAGCAATTGGAGATGTATTTAACTTTAAATTAGAGCCATCATTAACACTTGGATGTGGTTCGTGGGGAGGAAATTCCGTGTCAGAAAACGTAGGAGTAAAACATTTGTTAAATGTAAAGACAATCGCAGAAAGAAGAGAAAATATGCTATGGTTCAGAGTTCCTGAAAAAGTTTATTTCAAATATGGTTCACTGCCAACTGCTTTAGAAGAATTAAAAGGAAAACATAAAAAAGCATTTATCGTAACAGATAAAGTATTAGCAGAATTAGGCTATACAGAACATATTACAAAAGTATTAGACAATTTAAATATTGATTACAGAATATTCTCTGAAGTAAAGGAAGACCCAACATTAAGTTCAGCTCAAGCTGGTGCGAAGGCTATGCTTGAATATAATCCAGATGTTATTATAGCCCTTGGTGGAGGTTCTGCAATGGATGCCGCTAAAATTATGTGGGTATTATATGAACATCCAAAATTAAGATTTAGAGATTTAGCAATGAGATTTATGGATATTAGAAAAAGAATAGTGGAATTCCCTGAAATGGGTAAAAAAGCTAAATTTATCGCAGTTGCAACTTCAGCAGGAACTGGTTCAGAAGTAACTCCATTTTCTGTAATTACAGATGATGAAACAGGAATTAAATATCCGCTTGCAGATTATGCATTGACACCAAATGTAGCGATTAACGATCCTGAACTTATGCTTACAATGCCAAAAGGACTTACAGTAGCTTCTGGAATTGATGTATTTACACATGCGCTTGAATCTTATGTTTCAGTTATGGCAACAGAATATACAAAACCATATTCAAAAGAAGCGGCAAGACTTGTATTCAAATATTTGCCAGAATCTGTAGAATTAGGAGCAAAGGCAATCAAAGCAAAGGAAAAAATGGCAAATGCCTCTTGTCTTGCTGGAATGGCTTTTGCAAATGCGTTTTTAGGGATAAATCACTCACTTGCACATAAACTTGGAGGAAAATTCCACATCCCGCATGGTATAGCAAATGCAATAATTCTTGAAGAAGTTATCCGTTATAATTCAGCTGAAGCTCCGACAAAAATGGGATTATTCCCACAATATAGATATCCTGATGCAATGCAAAGATATGCTGAAATGGGAGAACATTTAGGATTTGGAGGAAATACTAAAGAGGAAAAAGTAGAAAATTTAATTAAAGGAATCAATGAATTAAATAAAAAAATTGGTATTCCTGCAACTATTAAAGAATGGGGAATCCCTGAAAGGGATTTCTTAGAAGCAGTAGATGAAATGTCATTAGAAGCCTTCGATGATCAATGTACATCAGCTAATCCTAGATACCCATTGATGGAAGAATTAAGGGAAATTTACTTGAAATCATATTATGGAAAAGAATGGGAAAATGAAAAAGAAAGAGTTGGAAAAATTTTAGGTTTTTAA
- the cobJ gene encoding precorrin-3B C(17)-methyltransferase, with product MNKNGKIYVVGIGPGKKADMTFKAYKAMKNSDIIVGYKTYTDLVKEYFPNIEIKSSSMMKEVDRCIEVLKLAKDGKNVALISSGDAGVYGMAGIMYEVINENDDIEVEIIAGVTATNAAAAIVGAPIMHDYVTISLSNLLTDWKLIKKRLELAAQGDFIVSLYNPKSKGRTTQIAEAQQIMLKYKSKNTPVAIVRNAGRENEEYEITTLENMLNFEINMLTIVLIGNSNTYIKKGKMITPRGYEKKYDY from the coding sequence ATGAATAAAAATGGGAAAATTTATGTAGTAGGAATTGGACCTGGAAAAAAGGCAGATATGACTTTTAAGGCTTATAAGGCAATGAAAAATAGCGATATTATTGTGGGATATAAAACTTATACTGATTTGGTTAAAGAATATTTCCCAAATATTGAAATCAAAAGTTCTAGTATGATGAAGGAGGTTGATAGATGTATAGAAGTTTTGAAACTTGCCAAAGATGGGAAAAATGTGGCTCTAATTAGCAGTGGAGATGCTGGAGTTTATGGGATGGCTGGAATTATGTATGAAGTAATTAATGAAAATGACGATATAGAGGTTGAGATAATCGCAGGAGTTACAGCGACAAATGCTGCTGCTGCAATTGTTGGAGCTCCAATTATGCATGATTATGTAACAATTAGCCTAAGCAATCTTTTAACAGACTGGAAATTGATAAAAAAACGACTGGAATTGGCAGCACAAGGTGATTTTATTGTAAGTTTGTATAATCCAAAAAGTAAAGGCCGAACAACACAGATTGCAGAGGCACAGCAAATTATGTTAAAATATAAGTCAAAAAATACTCCAGTTGCAATTGTAAGAAATGCAGGACGTGAAAATGAAGAATATGAAATCACAACACTTGAAAATATGCTTAATTTTGAAATAAATATGCTTACAATCGTGTTAATTGGAAATTCAAATACTTACATCAAAAAGGGAAAAATGATTACGCCTAGAGGATATGAAAAAAAATATGATTATTAA